From Ramlibacter agri, a single genomic window includes:
- a CDS encoding FecCD family ABC transporter permease, which yields MKPAWPGALVAVAVLAAGVLVAFAQGRYSVSLEQLAHLVWARLSAQPSGLPANVETVVWQIRGPRVVGALAVGAALSVAGTAFQGLFRNPLVSPDILGASAGAALGAVLGIYFSLGIFGIQAAAFAGGLLAVALVYLLGASLRAGDPVLMLLLTGIVVGALLGAGIGLVKYLADPYNQLPAMTFWLLGSLSAMSSKDLLPLLVPVLAGTALLLALRWQLNVMSLPDEEARALGARTRVLRLAIVAAATLVTAASVAAAGVVGWVGLVVPHLARMLVGPSFPRLLPTAAILGGGLLLFIDTLARTLASVEIPLGILTAVVGTPFFLALLRSAQRRAG from the coding sequence ATGAAACCTGCCTGGCCAGGCGCGCTGGTCGCCGTGGCCGTGCTGGCCGCGGGCGTGCTCGTCGCCTTTGCGCAAGGACGCTACTCCGTTTCCTTGGAACAGCTGGCACATCTCGTGTGGGCGCGCCTCAGCGCGCAGCCTTCGGGCTTGCCCGCCAACGTGGAGACCGTGGTCTGGCAGATTCGCGGCCCGCGCGTCGTCGGTGCCCTTGCAGTGGGTGCGGCGCTTTCCGTGGCGGGCACCGCGTTCCAAGGCCTGTTCCGTAACCCGCTGGTGTCGCCCGACATCCTGGGCGCTTCTGCCGGCGCGGCATTGGGTGCGGTGCTGGGCATCTACTTCTCGCTGGGCATCTTCGGCATCCAGGCCGCGGCCTTTGCCGGAGGCTTGCTCGCGGTGGCGCTGGTCTACCTGCTCGGCGCCTCGCTGCGCGCTGGCGATCCGGTGCTGATGCTGCTGCTCACGGGCATCGTCGTCGGTGCGCTGCTGGGCGCGGGCATCGGCCTGGTGAAGTACCTGGCCGACCCGTACAACCAGCTGCCGGCCATGACCTTCTGGCTCCTGGGCAGCCTGTCGGCGATGTCGTCGAAAGACCTGCTGCCCTTGCTGGTGCCGGTGCTCGCGGGCACGGCCTTGCTGCTGGCGCTGCGCTGGCAGCTGAACGTGATGTCGCTGCCCGACGAAGAAGCCCGCGCGCTCGGCGCCCGCACGCGCGTGCTGCGGCTGGCGATCGTCGCGGCGGCCACGTTGGTCACTGCGGCGAGTGTCGCCGCGGCCGGCGTGGTGGGCTGGGTGGGGCTGGTGGTGCCGCATCTTGCGCGCATGCTGGTGGGCCCGTCGTTTCCGCGTCTGCTGCCGACCGCGGCGATCCTGGGCGGCGGCCTGCTGTTGTTCATCGATACCTTGGCGCGCACGCTGGCCTCCGTGGAGATCCCCCTGGGGATCCTGACCGCGGTGGTGGGCACGCCTTTCTTCCTCGCCTTGCTGCGCAGCGCGCAGAGGCGCGCGGGCTGA
- a CDS encoding iron ABC transporter substrate-binding protein, which translates to MRRREVLSAAIALPFAARAQAALSDGAGRRVSIPAKVERVFPAGPPAAILLYTLAPDLLLGWPRANKAEELEFLLPGIGNRPEVGRVTGRGNTANLESVLALKPDLIVDSGSTRPTYVELADRVQQQTGIPYALLDGRLETTPGSYLTLGQLVQRRERARELARYAEETLSTVRARCMAVPAAQRPRVYYARGPAGLETGLSGSINVETIEFLGLRNVAAETPGGLANVSMEQVLRWDPEVIVTIDQDFAAGVRDNPLWRGVRAVKEGRVHLSPKLPFGWIDFPPGVNRLVGLWWLGKVVYPERFPEDLRVLARDFYQRFYQVQLTDAQVTRVLAGRS; encoded by the coding sequence ATGCGACGCCGCGAGGTCCTGTCCGCTGCCATCGCTCTGCCCTTCGCCGCACGAGCACAAGCCGCGTTGAGCGATGGCGCCGGCCGCCGCGTCTCCATTCCCGCCAAAGTGGAGCGCGTCTTCCCCGCCGGGCCGCCGGCCGCGATCCTGCTCTACACGCTGGCGCCCGACCTGCTGCTCGGATGGCCGCGCGCGAACAAGGCGGAGGAACTGGAGTTCCTGCTGCCCGGCATCGGCAACCGGCCCGAGGTGGGCCGCGTCACCGGCCGCGGCAACACCGCCAACCTCGAGTCCGTGCTGGCGCTGAAGCCGGACCTGATCGTCGACAGCGGCTCCACGCGCCCGACCTACGTGGAACTGGCCGACCGCGTGCAGCAGCAGACCGGCATTCCCTATGCGCTGCTCGATGGCCGCCTGGAAACCACGCCGGGCAGCTATCTCACCCTGGGCCAGCTGGTACAGCGGCGCGAACGCGCACGCGAGCTGGCGCGCTACGCCGAGGAGACGCTCTCCACCGTGCGCGCCCGCTGCATGGCGGTGCCGGCGGCGCAGCGCCCGCGCGTGTACTACGCCCGCGGGCCCGCGGGGCTGGAGACGGGACTCTCGGGCTCCATCAACGTGGAGACCATCGAATTCCTGGGCCTGCGCAACGTGGCCGCCGAAACGCCCGGCGGCCTGGCCAACGTGTCGATGGAGCAGGTGCTGCGCTGGGACCCGGAGGTGATCGTCACGATCGACCAGGACTTTGCTGCGGGCGTGCGCGACAACCCGCTGTGGCGGGGCGTGCGCGCGGTGAAGGAAGGGCGGGTGCACCTGAGCCCCAAGCTGCCCTTCGGCTGGATCGATTTCCCGCCCGGCGTCAACCGCCTGGTCGGCCTGTGGTGGCTGGGCAAGGTCGTGTACCCCGAGCGCTTCCCCGAGGACTTGCGCGTGCTGGCCCGCGACTTCTACCAGCGCTTCTACCAGGTGCAGCTGACCGACGCGCAGGTCACGCGCGTGCTGGCCGGGCGCAGCTGA
- a CDS encoding extracellular solute-binding protein, producing the protein MKWKHWFVAAAVALQFAAGARAQTTTITMASTTSTEQSGLFGHLLPAFTKSTGIGVKVVAVGTGQAIDMARRGDADVLFVHDQAAEEKYVAEGYAPKRYPVMYNDFVLVGPKADPAGVKGNDIVAALKKLAAANAPFISRGDRSGTDAAEKRYWKQAGLDNKGSGYKECGCGMGPDLNIASSSNAYTISDRGTWLSFKNRGELAVLVQGDKRLFNQYGVMLVSPQKFPHVKAAEAQKFIDWVTSSAGQATIASYKVNGEQLFFPDANP; encoded by the coding sequence ATGAAGTGGAAGCATTGGTTCGTGGCGGCCGCCGTGGCGCTGCAGTTCGCAGCCGGCGCGCGGGCGCAGACCACCACGATCACGATGGCGTCGACCACGTCGACCGAGCAGTCCGGCCTGTTCGGCCACCTGCTGCCGGCCTTCACCAAAAGCACCGGCATTGGCGTGAAGGTGGTGGCGGTGGGCACGGGCCAGGCCATCGACATGGCCAGGCGCGGCGACGCCGACGTGCTGTTCGTGCACGACCAAGCCGCCGAGGAGAAGTACGTGGCCGAGGGCTATGCGCCCAAGCGCTACCCGGTGATGTACAACGACTTCGTGCTGGTCGGCCCCAAGGCCGACCCGGCCGGCGTGAAGGGCAACGACATCGTGGCGGCGCTGAAGAAGCTGGCGGCCGCCAACGCGCCCTTCATCTCGCGCGGCGACCGCAGCGGCACCGACGCCGCCGAGAAGCGCTACTGGAAGCAGGCCGGCCTGGACAACAAGGGCAGCGGCTACAAGGAGTGCGGCTGCGGCATGGGCCCGGACCTGAACATCGCTTCGTCCAGCAATGCGTACACGATCTCCGACCGGGGCACCTGGCTCAGCTTCAAGAACCGTGGCGAGCTGGCAGTGCTGGTGCAGGGCGACAAGCGCCTGTTCAACCAGTACGGCGTCATGCTGGTGAGCCCGCAGAAGTTCCCGCACGTGAAGGCGGCCGAGGCGCAGAAGTTCATCGACTGGGTCACCTCGTCGGCCGGCCAGGCCACGATCGCGTCGTACAAGGTCAACGGCGAGCAGCTGTTTTTCCCCGACGCCAACCCGTGA
- a CDS encoding phosphate ABC transporter ATP-binding protein produces MSAWVQLKGVDLRYGAFHALKGVDLRIAPGEHVALIGANGSGKSTLLRVLHGLLKASAGSVLRDGALRQAMVFQRPYALRASVLTNVALGLWLGGRPWKAAREDALAALGKVGLANVALRDARTLSGGQLQHMALARAWGLRPHVLLLDEPTASLDPHAKREVESLMADFAEAGMTLVFASHNLGQVKRLATRVVYLEQGRVLADLPVKAFFEGPLGATSREAELFVRGELG; encoded by the coding sequence ATGAGCGCCTGGGTGCAGCTGAAGGGCGTGGACCTGCGCTACGGCGCGTTCCATGCGTTGAAGGGCGTGGACCTGCGCATCGCGCCCGGCGAACACGTGGCACTGATCGGCGCCAACGGCAGCGGCAAGAGCACGCTGCTGCGGGTGCTGCACGGCCTGCTGAAGGCCAGCGCCGGCTCGGTGCTGCGCGACGGCGCGCTGCGCCAGGCCATGGTGTTCCAGCGGCCGTATGCCTTGCGCGCCTCGGTGCTCACCAACGTGGCGCTGGGCCTGTGGCTGGGCGGCCGGCCGTGGAAGGCGGCGCGCGAAGACGCGCTGGCAGCCCTCGGCAAGGTCGGCCTGGCCAACGTGGCGCTGCGCGATGCGCGCACGCTGTCCGGCGGGCAATTGCAGCACATGGCGCTGGCGCGCGCCTGGGGCCTGCGGCCGCACGTGCTGCTGCTGGACGAACCCACCGCCAGCCTGGACCCCCACGCCAAGCGCGAAGTGGAGTCGCTGATGGCGGATTTCGCCGAGGCCGGCATGACGCTGGTCTTTGCGAGCCATAACCTGGGCCAGGTCAAGCGCCTGGCCACCCGCGTCGTTTACCTCGAGCAGGGCCGCGTGCTGGCGGACCTGCCGGTGAAGGCATTTTTCGAAGGGCCGCTCGGGGCGACGTCCCGCGAGGCCGAACTGTTTGTCAGGGGAGAACTGGGATGA
- a CDS encoding ABC transporter permease gives MNSFAESFERALSLILGADPMLLSIVGRSLAVSASACAIGCELGLVLGAWLGVARFRGRGTLITLLNTSLAIPSVVVGLVVYLLLSRSGPLGFLGWLFSFPAMVVAQALLVLPVCTALTRQVVEDAERANGEQLQSLGAGGLLRSLLLAFDERYALLTVLLACFGRAISEVGAVMIVGGNIDGFTRVMTTAIALETSKGDLPLALALGIVLLGVVLALNALIAGVARWRGARTERLGVLQGAAG, from the coding sequence ATGAACAGTTTTGCGGAAAGCTTCGAGCGCGCCCTGTCGCTGATTCTGGGCGCCGACCCGATGCTGCTTTCCATCGTGGGCCGCTCGCTGGCCGTCAGTGCCAGCGCCTGCGCCATCGGCTGCGAGCTGGGGCTCGTGCTGGGCGCCTGGCTCGGCGTGGCGCGCTTCCGCGGGCGCGGAACGCTCATCACCCTGTTGAACACTTCGCTGGCCATTCCCTCCGTTGTCGTAGGGCTGGTCGTCTACCTGTTGCTGTCACGCTCGGGCCCGCTCGGCTTCCTGGGCTGGCTGTTTTCCTTCCCCGCCATGGTGGTGGCGCAGGCGCTGCTGGTCCTGCCGGTGTGCACCGCGCTCACGCGCCAGGTGGTCGAGGATGCCGAGCGGGCCAATGGCGAGCAGCTGCAATCGCTGGGCGCGGGCGGGCTGCTGCGCAGCTTGCTGCTGGCTTTCGACGAGCGCTATGCGCTGCTGACGGTGCTGCTGGCGTGCTTCGGCCGCGCCATCTCGGAAGTGGGCGCGGTGATGATCGTCGGCGGCAACATCGACGGCTTCACCCGCGTCATGACGACGGCCATCGCGCTGGAAACCAGCAAGGGCGACCTGCCGCTGGCGCTGGCCCTGGGCATCGTGCTGCTGGGCGTGGTGCTGGCGCTGAATGCGCTGATCGCCGGCGTCGCGCGCTGGCGCGGCGCGCGCACCGAGCGGCTCGGCGTGCTGCAGGGAGCGGCGGGATGA
- a CDS encoding substrate-binding domain-containing protein, with the protein MRKVELSYSFGGRPPGGWIRNALVDLLHAVREEGSISAAAKALGLSYRHVWGELKRWEAELGQPLIQWEKGQRARLSPFGEKLLWAERQAQARLAPQIEALHADLERAFAVAFDQDAQVLTLFASHDDGLSLLRGFAVEQERLHLDVRFCGSVDAISALNEGRCTLAGFHSSLQPGLGSVTQRTYQPLLQPGHHKLIGFAQRSQGLIVAAGNPLRLSDLLDVSRRQARFVNRSRGTGTRLLCDELLARDGLRPSDISGYEHDEPSHAAVALAVAAGSADCGLGIEAAARARGLDFVPLLQEHYYLVCLKDALDQPPIASLRKLLQTPEWQARLAGLPGYAPWRSGEVLSLKAQLPWWNLPPKKKLRAA; encoded by the coding sequence ATGCGCAAGGTGGAACTCTCGTATTCCTTCGGCGGCCGTCCCCCGGGCGGCTGGATCCGCAATGCGCTGGTGGACCTGTTGCACGCGGTGCGCGAGGAAGGCTCCATTTCGGCGGCCGCCAAGGCGCTGGGCCTGTCCTACCGGCACGTCTGGGGCGAGCTGAAGCGCTGGGAGGCCGAGCTGGGCCAGCCGCTGATCCAGTGGGAGAAAGGCCAGCGGGCCCGGCTTTCACCCTTCGGCGAGAAGCTGCTGTGGGCCGAGCGCCAGGCGCAGGCGCGGCTGGCCCCGCAGATCGAAGCGCTGCATGCGGACCTGGAGCGCGCCTTCGCGGTGGCCTTCGACCAGGACGCGCAGGTGCTCACGCTGTTCGCGAGCCATGATGACGGCCTGTCGCTGCTGCGCGGCTTCGCGGTGGAACAGGAGCGGCTGCACCTGGACGTGCGCTTCTGCGGCAGCGTCGACGCGATCTCCGCGTTGAACGAAGGCCGCTGCACGCTGGCCGGCTTCCACAGTTCGCTGCAGCCGGGGCTGGGCAGCGTCACGCAGCGCACCTACCAGCCGCTGCTGCAGCCGGGGCATCACAAGCTGATCGGCTTTGCGCAGCGCAGCCAGGGGCTGATCGTCGCCGCGGGCAACCCGCTGCGGCTGTCGGACCTGCTGGACGTGTCGCGGCGGCAGGCGCGCTTCGTCAACCGCTCGCGGGGCACGGGCACGCGTTTGCTGTGCGACGAGCTGCTGGCCCGCGACGGCTTGCGCCCGTCGGACATCTCCGGCTACGAGCACGACGAGCCCTCGCATGCCGCGGTGGCGCTGGCGGTGGCGGCCGGCAGCGCCGATTGCGGGCTGGGCATCGAGGCCGCGGCGCGCGCGCGCGGGCTGGACTTCGTGCCCCTGCTGCAGGAGCACTACTACCTGGTGTGCCTGAAGGACGCGCTGGACCAGCCGCCGATCGCGAGCCTGCGCAAGCTGCTGCAGACGCCCGAGTGGCAGGCCCGGCTGGCGGGCTTGCCAGGCTATGCGCCCTGGCGCAGCGGCGAGGTGTTGAGCCTGAAGGCGCAGCTGCCCTGGTGGAATCTGCCGCCGAAGAAGAAGCTCCGCGCCGCTTGA
- a CDS encoding SUMF1/EgtB/PvdO family nonheme iron enzyme, translating into MHALNAVIDSPAMRSADRERLSLALMDARNHTLQLLARFEAALGERLEVPQAPDTLPPLWVAGHIAWLAEYWIARNPQRALGPRCPADAVRIGSVEPQADAWFDPRVRSHAERWSPALPPLEHVKAYLLDTLETTLDLLDKADDSDDALYFFRLALFHEDLRCEQLAVLAQTVGVPLGLQLPGGVQARPPLVLPATRWSLGWPDGGFALGVEQGAEAVAVPEFEIDAQAVSWAQFVEFIDDEGYDRPEFWHPQGWEWLEREAQIEGRRGPRHVEQIGVASGAVLQNLFGRAARMGPTQSVLHASWWEADAWARWAGRRLPTEAEWEVAAHAGARRGFRWGEVREWTAGTLRPWAGYHADAWSAHAELEPSSVFGIARVQRGASFATRARMKNLRARWWALPERDESFVGFRTCAL; encoded by the coding sequence ATGCACGCCCTCAACGCCGTGATCGACTCCCCCGCGATGCGCAGCGCCGACCGGGAGCGCCTGTCGCTGGCGCTGATGGACGCGCGCAACCACACCCTGCAGCTGCTGGCGCGGTTCGAGGCCGCGCTCGGCGAAAGGCTCGAAGTGCCGCAGGCACCGGACACGCTGCCGCCCCTGTGGGTCGCGGGCCACATTGCCTGGCTGGCCGAATACTGGATCGCCCGCAATCCGCAGCGGGCGCTGGGCCCGCGCTGCCCCGCCGACGCCGTGCGCATCGGCTCGGTGGAACCGCAGGCCGATGCCTGGTTCGACCCGCGCGTGCGCTCGCACGCGGAGCGCTGGTCGCCGGCCCTGCCGCCGCTGGAACACGTCAAGGCCTACCTGCTGGACACGCTGGAAACGACGCTGGACCTGTTGGACAAGGCCGACGACAGCGACGACGCGCTGTACTTCTTCCGCCTGGCGCTGTTCCACGAAGACCTGCGCTGCGAGCAGCTGGCCGTGCTGGCCCAGACCGTGGGCGTGCCGCTGGGGCTGCAGCTGCCTGGGGGCGTGCAGGCGCGGCCGCCGCTGGTGCTGCCGGCCACGCGCTGGAGCCTGGGCTGGCCCGATGGCGGATTCGCGCTGGGCGTGGAGCAGGGCGCCGAAGCGGTGGCCGTGCCGGAATTCGAGATCGATGCGCAGGCGGTGAGCTGGGCGCAGTTCGTCGAGTTCATCGACGACGAGGGCTACGACCGCCCGGAGTTCTGGCATCCGCAGGGCTGGGAGTGGCTGGAGCGCGAGGCGCAGATCGAAGGCCGCCGCGGGCCGCGCCACGTGGAGCAGATCGGCGTGGCGAGCGGCGCGGTGCTGCAGAACCTGTTCGGCCGCGCGGCGCGCATGGGGCCGACGCAGAGCGTGCTGCATGCGAGCTGGTGGGAGGCCGACGCCTGGGCCCGCTGGGCCGGCCGGCGGCTGCCGACCGAAGCCGAGTGGGAAGTCGCGGCGCATGCCGGAGCGCGCCGGGGCTTCCGCTGGGGCGAGGTGCGCGAATGGACGGCCGGTACCTTGCGGCCGTGGGCGGGTTATCACGCCGATGCCTGGTCGGCGCATGCGGAGCTGGAGCCGTCGTCGGTGTTCGGCATCGCGCGGGTGCAGCGCGGGGCGTCGTTCGCGACCCGCGCGCGGATGAAGAACCTGCGGGCGCGCTGGTGGGCGCTGCCGGAACGGGACGAAAGTTTCGTCGGCTTCCGGACCTGCGCGCTTTGA
- a CDS encoding TRAP transporter small permease subunit, translating to MRALLRFSRAVDSLNAFVGRWVLWLILASTVISGINAIVRKAFNTSSNAYLEVQWYLFAAAFLLASGYTLLQGEHVRIDVLASRLSKRKQIWIDIIGFTLFLTPMCLVVLYFGIPFFLQGFHSGEMSSNAGGLIRWPVYLMMPVGFTLLLLQGLSELVKRIAFLQGLIPDPTAKAAAKSAEEELAEEIRRLAERDSKA from the coding sequence ATGCGCGCCCTACTCCGCTTCTCGCGGGCCGTGGATTCCCTCAACGCCTTCGTCGGCCGCTGGGTCCTCTGGCTCATTCTCGCATCGACGGTCATCAGCGGCATCAACGCCATCGTCCGCAAGGCCTTCAACACCAGTTCCAACGCCTACCTCGAGGTGCAGTGGTACCTGTTCGCCGCGGCTTTCCTGCTGGCGTCGGGCTACACGCTGCTGCAGGGCGAGCACGTGCGGATCGACGTCCTGGCCAGCCGCCTGTCCAAGCGCAAGCAGATCTGGATCGACATCATCGGATTCACGCTGTTCCTCACGCCGATGTGCCTGGTGGTGCTGTACTTCGGCATCCCCTTCTTCCTGCAAGGCTTCCACTCGGGCGAGATGTCCTCCAACGCCGGCGGGCTGATCCGCTGGCCCGTCTACCTGATGATGCCCGTGGGCTTCACGCTGCTGCTGCTGCAGGGCCTGTCGGAGCTGGTCAAGCGCATCGCCTTCCTGCAAGGCCTGATCCCCGACCCGACGGCCAAGGCCGCGGCGAAATCGGCCGAGGAGGAACTGGCCGAAGAAATCCGGCGCCTGGCAGAACGGGACAGCAAGGCCTGA
- a CDS encoding TRAP transporter large permease, which produces MIQFITQNLAPIMFLGLIVFMLFGFPVAFSLGACGLFFGIVGIELGVLPESLMQALPLRIFGIMQNDTLLAIPFFTLMGLILERSGMAEDLLDTIGQLFGPVRGGLALAVIFVGALLAATTGVVAASVISMGLISLPIMLRYGYDRRLASGVIAASGTLAQIIPPSLVLIVLADQLGRSVGDMYKGAFIPGFMLTGMYAGYVILLAIFKPTWVPALPPEARSIREDNGKSGIPSLLVLTAISAGLAIWMGENYARIVAWSKGATEITPVATDETIVVSLCAGVMLAFVIAVVNKVSGLKLLSKMAERVTFVLIPPLLLIFLVLGTIFLGIATPTEGGAMGALGATIMAAARGRLSFSLLKQALNTTTKLACFVVFILIGSTFFSLVFQGVDGPRWVEHLLTSLPGGQLGFLIVVNILVFFLAFFLDFFELSFIVVPLIGPVAEKLGVDLIWFGVLLGVNMQTSFMHPPFGFALFYLRSVAPEKEYIDKITRKAIAPVTTMQIYWGAVPFVLIQIVMVGMIIAFPKIVSRDVEQKIDLDKVKIEMPDAPSYGPAQDPLAPPAAPGSAPGAGDDDEQKKMDELFGTKK; this is translated from the coding sequence ATGATCCAGTTCATCACGCAGAACCTCGCCCCGATCATGTTCCTGGGGCTGATCGTGTTCATGCTGTTCGGCTTCCCGGTGGCTTTCAGCCTCGGGGCCTGCGGCCTCTTCTTCGGCATCGTCGGCATCGAGCTCGGCGTGCTGCCCGAGTCGCTGATGCAGGCGCTGCCGCTGCGCATCTTCGGCATCATGCAGAACGACACGCTGCTGGCCATCCCCTTCTTCACCCTGATGGGGCTGATCCTCGAACGCAGCGGCATGGCGGAGGACCTGCTGGACACCATCGGCCAGCTGTTCGGCCCGGTGCGCGGCGGCCTGGCGCTGGCCGTGATCTTCGTCGGCGCGCTGCTCGCCGCGACCACCGGCGTGGTGGCCGCGTCCGTGATCTCCATGGGCCTGATCTCGCTGCCGATCATGCTGCGCTACGGCTACGACCGGCGGCTGGCCAGCGGGGTCATCGCGGCGTCGGGCACGCTGGCGCAGATCATTCCGCCTTCGCTGGTGCTGATCGTGCTGGCCGACCAGCTGGGACGCAGCGTCGGCGACATGTACAAGGGCGCCTTCATCCCCGGCTTCATGCTGACCGGGATGTACGCGGGCTATGTCATCCTGCTGGCGATCTTCAAGCCCACCTGGGTGCCGGCGCTGCCGCCGGAGGCGCGCTCCATCCGCGAGGACAACGGCAAGAGCGGCATTCCCTCGCTGCTGGTGCTGACGGCCATCTCCGCCGGCCTGGCGATCTGGATGGGTGAGAACTACGCCCGCATCGTCGCCTGGAGCAAGGGCGCGACCGAAATCACGCCGGTGGCGACCGACGAGACCATCGTGGTGTCGCTGTGCGCCGGCGTGATGCTGGCTTTCGTGATCGCCGTCGTCAACAAGGTGAGCGGCCTCAAGTTGCTGTCGAAGATGGCCGAGCGCGTCACCTTCGTGCTGATCCCGCCGCTGCTGCTGATCTTCCTGGTGCTGGGCACCATCTTCCTGGGCATCGCGACGCCCACCGAAGGCGGCGCCATGGGCGCGCTGGGCGCCACCATCATGGCGGCGGCCCGCGGCCGGCTGTCCTTCAGCCTGCTGAAGCAGGCGCTGAACACCACCACCAAGCTGGCCTGCTTCGTGGTGTTCATCCTGATCGGCTCGACCTTCTTCAGCCTGGTGTTCCAGGGCGTGGACGGCCCGCGCTGGGTGGAGCACCTGCTGACCAGCCTGCCCGGCGGCCAGCTGGGCTTCCTGATCGTGGTGAACATCCTGGTGTTCTTCCTGGCGTTCTTCCTCGACTTCTTCGAGCTGTCCTTCATCGTGGTGCCGCTGATCGGCCCCGTGGCGGAAAAGCTGGGCGTGGACCTGATCTGGTTCGGCGTGCTGCTGGGCGTGAACATGCAGACCTCGTTCATGCACCCGCCTTTCGGCTTCGCGCTGTTCTACCTGCGCAGCGTGGCGCCGGAGAAGGAGTACATCGACAAGATCACGCGCAAGGCGATCGCGCCGGTGACCACCATGCAGATCTACTGGGGCGCGGTGCCCTTCGTGCTGATCCAGATCGTCATGGTGGGCATGATCATCGCCTTCCCCAAGATCGTGTCGCGCGACGTGGAACAGAAGATCGACCTGGACAAGGTGAAGATCGAGATGCCCGACGCGCCCTCCTATGGCCCGGCGCAGGATCCGCTGGCGCCGCCGGCGGCACCGGGGAGCGCGCCCGGCGCGGGCGACGACGACGAACAGAAGAAGATGGACGAACTGTTCGGCACCAAGAAGTAA
- a CDS encoding enolase C-terminal domain-like protein, producing the protein MAEPLTFRIREIALHERPVKLRMPFRFGVVTLTESPQAFARARIELPDGRSAWGAAAELMAPKWFDKNLALTNEDNFEQLRAVTRMARGAYLADASAATAFGQFARHHEAHREAASQQGFNPLLAAYGPALVDRAVLDALCRALGVSFYEAMRANLPGLAFPGFDFDSFLAGLRPAGSIHARHTVGLVDAITASDQTERVGDGLPETLEEVVAAYGHRYFKLKVGGKVEADLARLQAIASVLDRSPQPYFASLDGNEQYESADGVLELVRRIRATPRLQRLWQSILFIEQPIARKLALDVDLRQADLGRPVIIDESDGELDSFVRARARGYSGVSSKTCKGFYKSVLNAARCDAWNHEEDSNHYFLSAEDLTTQAGLAVQQDLALVNLLGITHVERNGHHYVNGMAALPTAEQQAFLLAHPDLYEDSHGAVRLRIREGRIALGSLAQPGFASAVLPDFAGVPAL; encoded by the coding sequence ATGGCTGAACCCCTGACTTTCCGCATCCGCGAGATCGCGCTGCACGAGCGGCCGGTGAAACTGCGCATGCCTTTCCGCTTCGGCGTGGTCACGCTCACCGAGTCGCCGCAGGCTTTTGCCCGCGCGCGCATCGAGCTGCCCGATGGCCGCAGCGCCTGGGGCGCGGCGGCGGAGCTGATGGCGCCCAAGTGGTTCGACAAGAACCTGGCGCTGACGAACGAGGACAACTTCGAGCAGCTGCGCGCCGTCACGCGGATGGCGCGCGGGGCCTACCTGGCCGACGCGAGCGCCGCTACCGCCTTCGGCCAGTTCGCGCGCCACCACGAAGCGCATCGCGAAGCTGCGAGCCAACAAGGCTTCAACCCGCTGCTGGCCGCCTACGGGCCGGCGCTGGTGGACCGGGCCGTCCTCGATGCGCTGTGCCGCGCGCTGGGCGTTTCCTTCTACGAAGCGATGCGCGCCAACCTGCCGGGGCTTGCCTTCCCCGGTTTCGATTTCGATTCCTTCCTGGCCGGACTGCGTCCCGCCGGCAGCATCCACGCGCGCCACACGGTGGGCCTGGTCGATGCGATCACCGCGAGCGATCAAACAGAGAGAGTGGGCGACGGCCTGCCCGAAACGCTGGAAGAAGTGGTCGCCGCTTACGGCCACCGCTACTTCAAGCTGAAGGTGGGCGGCAAGGTGGAGGCCGATCTCGCGCGCCTGCAGGCCATCGCTTCGGTCCTGGATCGCTCGCCGCAACCCTACTTCGCCTCGCTGGACGGCAACGAGCAGTACGAGAGCGCCGACGGCGTGCTGGAGCTGGTGCGCCGCATCCGCGCGACGCCGCGCTTGCAGCGCCTGTGGCAGTCCATCCTGTTCATCGAGCAGCCGATCGCGCGCAAGCTGGCGCTGGACGTGGACCTGCGGCAGGCGGACCTGGGCCGGCCGGTGATCATCGACGAATCGGACGGCGAGCTCGATTCATTCGTGCGGGCCCGCGCACGCGGCTACAGCGGCGTCTCGTCCAAGACCTGCAAGGGCTTCTACAAGTCGGTCCTCAATGCGGCGCGCTGCGACGCGTGGAACCATGAGGAAGACTCGAACCACTACTTCCTCTCGGCCGAGGACCTCACCACGCAGGCGGGGCTGGCCGTGCAGCAGGACCTGGCCCTGGTGAACCTGCTGGGGATCACGCACGTGGAGCGCAACGGCCACCACTACGTCAACGGCATGGCGGCTTTGCCGACCGCGGAGCAGCAGGCCTTCCTGCTCGCCCACCCGGACCTGTACGAGGACAGCCACGGCGCGGTGCGCCTGCGCATCCGCGAGGGGCGCATCGCGCTCGGCTCGCTCGCGCAGCCCGGTTTTGCCAGCGCCGTGCTGCCGGACTTCGCCGGCGTGCCGGCGTTGTAA